The Nitrogeniibacter aestuarii genome has a window encoding:
- a CDS encoding sigma-70 family RNA polymerase sigma factor, which translates to MDTAKAETPVTPEALEALRTDMLRFATMQLRDSHLAEDLVQDTMMTALAKASQFAGRSTLKTWVFTILRNNVIDAIHKRARTVSASDYALEGESLDATFDHLFKENDHWTPAAKPQEWSQPDAAMEEQQFWAVFDACMDHLPENTARVFMMREVLELSSQEICETLSISTSNCHVILHRARIALRKCLEGNWFSDDAGCATC; encoded by the coding sequence TTGGATACTGCCAAAGCCGAAACACCGGTCACGCCGGAAGCACTCGAAGCGCTGCGCACCGACATGTTGCGCTTCGCCACGATGCAGCTTCGCGACAGTCACCTGGCTGAAGACCTGGTGCAGGACACCATGATGACCGCGCTGGCCAAGGCGTCGCAATTTGCGGGGCGCTCGACGCTCAAGACATGGGTATTCACGATCCTGCGCAATAACGTCATCGATGCGATTCACAAGCGCGCCCGGACGGTCAGCGCGTCGGACTACGCGCTTGAAGGCGAGAGTCTGGACGCGACCTTCGATCACCTCTTCAAGGAAAACGATCACTGGACCCCGGCAGCGAAACCCCAGGAATGGAGCCAGCCCGACGCGGCCATGGAAGAACAGCAGTTCTGGGCCGTCTTCGATGCGTGCATGGATCATCTGCCGGAAAACACCGCTCGCGTGTTCATGATGCGCGAGGTGCTCGAACTATCGAGCCAGGAGATCTGCGAGACCCTGTCCATCAGCACGAGTAACTGTCACGTCATCCTGCATCGTGCTCGCATCGCCCTGCGCAAGTGCCTCGAAGGCAACTGGTTCTCCGATGACGCGGGGTGCGCCACATGCTGA
- the infA gene encoding translation initiation factor IF-1, whose protein sequence is MAKEDLIQFEGTVEEVLRDARFLVKLDNGMDVAAYASGKMRKFRIRILAGDRVTLEMSPYDLTKARICYRHKEVRRAAA, encoded by the coding sequence ATGGCAAAAGAAGATCTGATCCAATTCGAAGGTACGGTCGAGGAAGTGCTGCGTGATGCCCGTTTCCTCGTGAAACTGGACAACGGCATGGACGTCGCGGCCTATGCGTCCGGCAAAATGCGCAAGTTCCGCATCCGTATTCTCGCCGGCGATCGCGTCACCCTTGAAATGTCACCGTATGACCTGACCAAGGCGCGTATCTGCTACCGTCACAAGGAAGTTCGCCGCGCGGCTGCGTGA
- the arsS gene encoding arsenosugar biosynthesis radical SAM (seleno)protein ArsS (Some members of this family are selenoproteins.), whose protein sequence is MLATLPLLRKTAFPALQRARIDTLQVNLGYRCNQTCLHCHVNAGPNRTEEMDSETVDLVIDFLAANPGIKTLDLTGGAPELNPHFRRLVSAANANEVRVIDRCNLTILSEPGQEDLATFLAEHKVDIVASLPCYLEDNVNAQRGKGVFDASIAGLKMLNALGYGRPDSGLVLNLVYNPQGPSLPPAQTELERAYKTHLGEQLGVVFNELFTLANMPIQRFGSTLLSHGRFNEYMRLLQSAHRDENLPGVMCRSQLSVDWRGHLFDCDFNQMLDLPVTARDGRPLHLSEISAAQLEGGDIVVAGHCYGCTAGQGSSCGGALG, encoded by the coding sequence ATGCTAGCGACTCTCCCCCTGCTTCGAAAAACAGCCTTTCCGGCGCTTCAGCGTGCCCGTATCGATACCCTTCAGGTCAATCTGGGCTATCGATGCAATCAGACCTGTCTTCACTGCCACGTCAATGCCGGCCCGAATCGCACAGAGGAAATGGACAGCGAGACGGTTGATCTGGTCATCGATTTTCTGGCGGCGAATCCGGGCATCAAGACCCTCGACCTGACCGGCGGGGCACCGGAACTCAACCCCCATTTCCGCCGCCTCGTCTCGGCGGCGAACGCCAATGAGGTCAGGGTGATCGACCGATGCAACCTCACCATTCTGAGCGAGCCCGGCCAGGAAGACCTCGCGACCTTCCTCGCCGAGCACAAGGTCGACATCGTCGCCTCACTGCCCTGCTACCTGGAAGACAATGTCAATGCCCAGCGTGGCAAGGGGGTTTTCGACGCCTCCATCGCCGGGCTGAAGATGCTCAATGCGCTCGGCTATGGCCGCCCGGACAGCGGTCTGGTGCTCAACCTGGTCTATAACCCGCAGGGCCCCAGCCTGCCCCCGGCCCAGACCGAGCTTGAGCGCGCGTACAAGACACATCTTGGTGAGCAGCTCGGCGTCGTTTTCAACGAGTTGTTCACGCTGGCCAACATGCCCATCCAGCGCTTCGGTTCAACCCTGCTCTCCCACGGCCGCTTCAACGAATACATGCGTCTGCTGCAGAGCGCCCATCGCGACGAGAACCTCCCTGGCGTCATGTGCCGCAGCCAGTTGAGCGTGGACTGGCGTGGCCATCTCTTCGATTGTGATTTCAACCAGATGCTTGACCTGCCGGTCACAGCCCGGGACGGACGACCGCTACACCTGAGCGAAATCAGCGCTGCCCAGCTCGAAGGTGGCGACATCGTGGTCGCGGGTCACTGCTACGGTTGCACCGCGGGGCAGGGCTCCAGCTGCGGCGGCGCGCTGGGCTGA
- a CDS encoding sodium:solute symporter family transporter — protein sequence MNQSSDFQGVFFWGFLIVFGVVMYAISPRVKDEGGFFRGTDADGRPASSWALMMSIFISWIFAKSVTNAANLGAAYGVVGGLAYATYWLSIPFAGWVIYRLRTREGATGLVSFLMGKYGRGAALAFSAAILIRLYNEVWSNTAVVGGYYGEAGSAAFIGAALLFTLAVLVYSLKGGLRSSIFTDVIQAVVFVLFLGLVLIWIVPEHGATRLLTEGEFALDAGADLLLVALLQVLSYPFHDPVLTDRGFITREKTMLKAFVVAGVLGFLAILAFSLVGVHARLEGIAANGNAPAQVARVLGTAGFFAMAVVMISSAASTLDSTFTSLSKSVAHELPLLAGRTPGQRAIRNGVVTMTLFALLGNLPMIAGTDILKATTLSGTMVIGLAPVFLLSRWVSHSPLSFHLSFWTGMGLGILLALGQIPAGWAIGEGKYGLLLGTNLYGLTLCTVGFLAPLALGLHRPRTQAA from the coding sequence ATGAACCAGTCCAGTGATTTCCAGGGTGTCTTTTTCTGGGGCTTTCTCATCGTCTTCGGGGTGGTGATGTACGCCATTTCCCCGCGGGTCAAGGACGAGGGTGGCTTCTTCCGGGGCACTGACGCCGACGGTCGCCCCGCCTCGAGCTGGGCACTGATGATGAGCATCTTCATCAGCTGGATCTTCGCCAAGTCGGTCACCAACGCTGCCAACCTTGGCGCCGCGTACGGCGTCGTCGGCGGCCTTGCCTATGCCACCTACTGGCTGTCGATCCCGTTCGCCGGGTGGGTCATTTACCGTTTGCGCACGCGCGAGGGGGCCACCGGATTGGTGAGCTTCCTGATGGGCAAATACGGCCGTGGGGCAGCGCTGGCCTTCTCCGCTGCCATTCTGATCCGCCTGTACAACGAAGTGTGGAGTAACACCGCGGTGGTCGGGGGCTACTACGGGGAGGCCGGCTCTGCAGCCTTCATTGGCGCGGCCCTGCTCTTCACCCTGGCCGTGCTGGTCTATAGCCTCAAGGGCGGGCTGCGCAGTTCGATCTTCACCGACGTGATTCAGGCCGTGGTGTTCGTGCTGTTCCTCGGTCTCGTGCTCATCTGGATCGTGCCCGAGCATGGTGCGACACGTCTGCTGACCGAGGGCGAGTTCGCGCTCGATGCCGGTGCCGATCTGCTTCTGGTGGCCTTGCTTCAGGTGCTCTCCTACCCCTTCCACGATCCGGTGCTGACCGACCGCGGGTTCATCACCCGCGAAAAAACCATGCTGAAGGCCTTCGTGGTTGCCGGCGTGCTCGGGTTTCTGGCCATTCTCGCGTTCAGCCTGGTCGGGGTGCATGCCCGCCTCGAAGGAATCGCAGCCAACGGCAATGCCCCCGCCCAGGTGGCGCGCGTGCTTGGCACGGCCGGCTTCTTCGCCATGGCCGTGGTCATGATTTCGTCGGCCGCTTCAACGCTGGACTCCACGTTTACATCTCTGTCCAAGTCAGTGGCCCATGAGTTACCGCTGCTGGCCGGTCGCACCCCGGGCCAACGCGCGATTCGCAATGGCGTCGTCACCATGACCCTGTTCGCGCTGCTGGGCAACCTGCCGATGATCGCCGGGACCGATATTCTCAAGGCGACCACCCTGTCGGGCACGATGGTCATCGGCTTGGCACCCGTGTTCCTGCTCTCCCGCTGGGTATCGCATTCGCCCCTGTCCTTCCATCTTTCTTTCTGGACCGGCATGGGGCTGGGCATCCTGCTGGCACTGGGCCAGATTCCGGCCGGCTGGGCCATTGGCGAAGGCAAGTACGGCCTGTTGCTGGGGACCAACCTCTATGGGCTCACCCTGTGCACCGTGGGTTTTCTCGCCCCGCTCGCCCTGGGGCTGCATCGTCCGCGGACGCAAGCGGCATGA
- a CDS encoding pseudouridine synthase, whose amino-acid sequence MSCDAQQDELPILYRDPWIVAVHKPSGLLVHRSEIDRHETRFAVQLLRDQIGQRVWPAHRLDRGTSGALIFALDPVTAGALGKQFEAQQVRKRYLAVVRGHPPASGSIDHALARKHDARDWRDPRSTAEAPQAAVTDFRTLATVELPFQVDRYPTSRYALVALEPHTGRQHQIRRHLKHIAHPIIGDATYGKGRHNRMFAERLGSNRLLLACTHLSVTHPHSGASVSIDAPLAPEFADLLAQLGWSPG is encoded by the coding sequence GTGAGCTGCGACGCTCAACAGGATGAATTGCCGATCCTGTACCGCGACCCTTGGATCGTTGCTGTCCACAAACCCTCGGGCCTGCTCGTTCATCGCTCGGAAATCGATCGTCACGAGACCCGGTTCGCGGTGCAGCTGCTACGCGACCAGATCGGTCAGCGGGTGTGGCCGGCCCATCGGCTCGATCGCGGCACCTCCGGCGCACTGATCTTTGCGCTCGATCCGGTCACCGCCGGTGCACTGGGCAAGCAGTTCGAGGCACAGCAGGTCCGCAAGCGCTATCTCGCCGTGGTCAGGGGCCATCCGCCAGCGTCAGGCAGCATCGATCATGCCCTTGCGCGAAAGCACGACGCGCGTGACTGGCGCGACCCCAGAAGCACGGCAGAAGCGCCGCAAGCGGCAGTGACCGACTTTCGTACGCTGGCCACCGTCGAACTGCCGTTCCAGGTCGACCGCTACCCGACCAGCCGCTATGCACTGGTCGCGCTGGAACCACACACCGGTCGCCAACACCAGATCCGGCGCCACCTCAAGCATATTGCGCATCCGATCATTGGCGATGCCACCTATGGCAAGGGCCGGCACAACCGCATGTTTGCCGAACGGCTGGGCAGCAATCGCCTGCTACTGGCGTGCACACATCTGAGCGTGACTCATCCGCACAGCGGGGCGTCGGTCAGCATCGACGCCCCTTTGGCCCCGGAGTTTGCCGATCTGCTCGCGCAGCTCGGTTGGTCTCCGGGCTGA
- a CDS encoding sensor domain-containing diguanylate cyclase, protein MIVKEAPRPPNEDLRLSTLRALNVLDTPREERFDRLTRLTRRMFRVPIAAISLIDENRQWLKSCMGLAARETPRAYSFCAHAILHDDPLVVEDALHDERFFDNPLVTREPRVRFYTGCPIKAGNGCRLGTLAIIDHDPRGLTDDERSALKDLAAMVERELLIMHPSTTDELTGITNRKGFLAMAQRCLSQCIRHGMSATLVMFSLDTQSDAHGPEAELGLTTFAETMKAGFRESDLFARLDSNEFALLLSHTGADGAGKCAQRFTALMSAENVGLPPEARINFLWVAVEFDPSRHNTVDALLTEARKAVHQQRRRGG, encoded by the coding sequence ATGATCGTGAAAGAAGCGCCACGACCTCCGAACGAAGACCTGCGCCTGAGCACCCTGAGGGCGCTCAACGTGCTCGATACCCCTCGAGAGGAGCGTTTCGACCGCTTGACCCGGCTCACGCGCAGGATGTTTCGCGTACCGATTGCCGCCATCAGCCTGATTGACGAAAACCGCCAGTGGTTGAAGTCCTGCATGGGCCTTGCCGCCCGCGAGACGCCCCGTGCCTATTCCTTCTGCGCGCACGCCATCCTGCACGACGACCCTTTGGTCGTCGAAGATGCACTGCATGACGAACGTTTTTTCGATAATCCGCTGGTGACCAGGGAGCCACGGGTCCGCTTCTACACCGGTTGTCCGATCAAGGCCGGCAACGGCTGCCGGCTCGGCACCCTGGCGATCATCGATCACGACCCTCGAGGCCTCACCGATGATGAGCGCAGCGCGCTCAAAGACCTCGCCGCCATGGTGGAGCGCGAGTTGCTCATCATGCACCCGAGCACGACGGACGAACTGACCGGCATTACCAATCGCAAAGGCTTTCTGGCAATGGCACAGCGCTGCCTCAGTCAGTGCATCCGTCATGGCATGTCAGCCACCCTGGTGATGTTTTCGCTCGACACGCAGTCCGATGCACATGGCCCCGAAGCGGAACTCGGCCTCACGACGTTTGCCGAGACCATGAAGGCCGGTTTTCGTGAATCGGACCTTTTCGCCCGGCTCGACTCAAACGAGTTCGCCCTCCTGCTCTCACACACGGGAGCTGACGGCGCCGGCAAGTGCGCCCAACGATTCACCGCCCTCATGAGTGCAGAGAACGTGGGCCTGCCGCCCGAAGCGCGTATCAACTTCCTCTGGGTGGCTGTCGAATTCGACCCTTCGCGCCACAACACCGTGGATGCCCTGCTGACCGAGGCGCGAAAGGCGGTTCATCAACAACGGCGACGCGGCGGCTGA
- a CDS encoding carbohydrate porin encodes MTPIRTAIMAALCAAPMAASAAQPSQQELIDMLQKLAARVESLEQRNADLEARLSETPSADSNAPLAKRVEALETAQATGGSVNEFLSGIEVEGNVVGVIQSATADDHDETHTNWRGDLGITLPAGQVGNSVGTFFVQLRAGQGEGPSELPATFTGTLNTASFQQADVNAANANAIIAQAFYQLDTAIGGADSGQNLAVTVGKQDPFVFFDQNAAADNEVEKFMNNVFVHNPLLDSGGAVGADEYGFTPGLRVAYSQEGAGSGWGVSGAVYGAGDGATFGRSFTQPFYIAQVEFGPRGEAREGSYRVYAWHNGQYEGFDGSVGKNTGLGISFDQQVSAMLTLFGRYGHNFSGKVAFDRALTLGGEFSGAGWGRDDDGIGLAWGWLRSSKEFRRTSASLQDYGYDASGAEQVAELYYRYAVNDHLSLTPDLQFVHRPGANDDEDSIYAFGVRALYGF; translated from the coding sequence ATGACCCCGATTCGAACTGCCATCATGGCAGCACTTTGCGCAGCGCCCATGGCGGCCTCCGCCGCGCAGCCCAGCCAGCAAGAACTGATCGACATGCTGCAAAAACTCGCTGCCCGCGTCGAAAGCCTGGAACAACGCAACGCTGACCTTGAAGCCAGACTGAGCGAAACACCCTCAGCCGACTCGAATGCGCCGCTGGCAAAGCGCGTCGAAGCCCTTGAAACCGCTCAGGCCACGGGCGGCAGCGTCAACGAGTTTCTGTCCGGCATTGAAGTCGAGGGTAACGTGGTCGGTGTGATTCAGAGCGCCACCGCCGACGACCACGATGAAACACACACCAACTGGCGCGGCGATCTGGGCATCACCCTCCCGGCCGGTCAGGTGGGCAATTCCGTCGGGACCTTCTTTGTCCAGCTGCGTGCCGGTCAGGGCGAAGGCCCGAGCGAATTGCCCGCAACATTCACCGGCACGCTCAACACAGCCAGTTTTCAACAAGCCGACGTCAACGCAGCCAACGCGAACGCGATCATCGCGCAGGCCTTCTATCAGCTCGACACGGCCATTGGCGGTGCTGACAGCGGCCAGAATCTGGCCGTGACCGTCGGCAAGCAGGACCCCTTCGTTTTTTTCGACCAGAACGCCGCGGCCGACAACGAAGTCGAGAAGTTCATGAACAACGTATTCGTGCATAACCCGCTGCTGGACTCGGGCGGTGCCGTGGGTGCCGACGAATACGGTTTCACCCCCGGCCTTCGAGTGGCTTACAGCCAGGAAGGCGCTGGCTCCGGCTGGGGCGTCTCGGGCGCGGTATATGGCGCCGGTGACGGTGCCACCTTCGGGCGCAGCTTCACCCAGCCCTTCTACATCGCACAGGTGGAGTTCGGCCCGCGCGGTGAGGCGCGCGAAGGCAGCTACCGGGTCTATGCCTGGCACAACGGCCAGTACGAAGGTTTCGATGGCTCCGTCGGCAAGAACACCGGACTTGGCATCTCATTCGACCAGCAGGTCAGCGCGATGCTGACCCTCTTCGGTCGCTACGGGCACAATTTCTCAGGCAAAGTCGCTTTCGACCGGGCGCTGACGCTGGGCGGCGAATTCAGCGGCGCGGGCTGGGGACGCGACGACGACGGAATCGGTCTGGCCTGGGGCTGGCTGCGCTCATCGAAGGAATTCCGACGCACCTCCGCGAGCCTCCAGGACTATGGCTACGATGCCAGCGGTGCCGAGCAGGTGGCCGAGCTGTACTACCGCTACGCTGTCAACGACCACCTGTCACTCACGCCGGATCTGCAGTTCGTTCATCGCCCGGGCGCCAACGACGACGAAGACAGCATCTACGCCTTCGGCGTTCGCGCACTGTACGGCTTCTGA
- a CDS encoding superoxide dismutase, producing MEHVLPELPYAKDALAPHISAETLEFHYGKHHQAYVTNLNNLIKGTEYESLDLEAIIKKAPAGGVFNNSAQVWNHTFFWNSMSPNGGGEPSGALADAIKAKWGSYEDFKKAFTASATGNFGSGWTWLVKKTDGSVDIVNTTAAGTPLTTDDTALLCIDVWEHAYYIDYRNRRPDFVATFLNSLINWDFAAKNFA from the coding sequence ATGGAACACGTTCTGCCCGAACTGCCGTATGCCAAGGATGCACTGGCTCCGCACATTTCTGCCGAGACCCTCGAGTTTCATTACGGCAAGCACCACCAGGCCTATGTGACCAATCTGAACAACCTGATCAAGGGCACCGAGTACGAAAGCCTGGATCTGGAAGCCATCATCAAGAAAGCACCGGCTGGTGGCGTGTTCAACAACTCGGCACAGGTCTGGAACCACACCTTCTTCTGGAACAGCATGTCGCCCAACGGCGGCGGTGAGCCCTCCGGCGCACTGGCCGATGCCATCAAGGCCAAGTGGGGCTCCTATGAAGATTTCAAGAAAGCTTTCACGGCGTCGGCCACCGGCAACTTCGGTTCCGGCTGGACCTGGCTGGTCAAGAAGACTGATGGCAGCGTCGACATCGTCAATACCACGGCTGCCGGCACGCCCCTGACCACCGACGACACCGCCCTGCTCTGTATCGACGTGTGGGAACACGCCTACTACATCGATTACCGTAACCGTCGTCCCGATTTCGTGGCCACGTTCCTGAACAGCCTGATCAACTGGGACTTCGCTGCCAAGAACTTTGCCTGA
- the xseA gene encoding exodeoxyribonuclease VII large subunit, whose translation MEPDDTPLPSTISVTELNRLARETLETRFPPLWVRGEISNFTRAPSGHMYFTLKDAGAQVRCTLWRTRAQRLTVTPRAGMQVEARATVSLYEPRGDYQLNVESLREAGRGNLHEAFLRLKTKLDNEGLFSPEIKRAIPRYPASLAVITSPQAAALRDIMAALARRAPNLPVELLPTPVQGEGAGTHIAAALGQILAMPEAARPELVLLVRGGGSLEDLWSFNEEVVARAIRACPVPVIVGVGHETDFTIADFAADCRAATPTAAAELASAGYAEAAGRLAHLEIVLRRAMRRQLDTAHQRLDRQSLRLIHPRDRVARSRKELAAQALRLRQALTQRMRQHTTTLAFVERRLRNQKPELSGLQKQLERTGDAIVTRMSRHLSSRRERLSALAASLDHLNPEAVLSRGYSIARDHHGRILRDAAQVTAGENIRVQLHQGEIDATVSDIRAATQKRE comes from the coding sequence ATGGAACCTGATGACACCCCACTTCCTTCGACCATCAGCGTCACGGAACTCAATCGCCTTGCCCGCGAGACACTCGAGACCCGCTTTCCCCCGCTATGGGTGCGCGGTGAAATCTCGAACTTCACTCGCGCGCCCTCCGGGCACATGTACTTCACCCTCAAGGATGCCGGCGCGCAAGTGCGCTGCACCCTGTGGCGCACCCGGGCACAACGATTGACCGTCACACCACGCGCCGGCATGCAGGTCGAGGCGCGGGCCACGGTCAGCCTGTACGAGCCTCGCGGTGACTACCAGCTCAACGTCGAAAGCCTTCGCGAAGCCGGTCGCGGCAACCTTCACGAAGCCTTCCTGCGCCTCAAGACCAAGCTCGACAACGAAGGTCTGTTTTCGCCAGAGATCAAGCGCGCGATCCCCCGCTATCCGGCGAGTCTTGCCGTGATTACCAGCCCACAGGCGGCCGCCTTGCGCGATATCATGGCCGCCCTCGCCCGTCGCGCCCCGAACCTGCCGGTCGAGTTGCTGCCGACGCCCGTCCAGGGAGAGGGTGCAGGCACTCACATCGCCGCGGCACTGGGCCAGATTCTCGCCATGCCCGAAGCAGCCCGTCCCGAACTGGTCCTGCTGGTGCGCGGTGGGGGCAGCCTCGAAGATCTGTGGTCATTCAACGAAGAAGTGGTCGCACGGGCGATCCGGGCCTGCCCGGTCCCCGTGATTGTGGGCGTGGGTCACGAGACGGATTTCACCATCGCGGATTTTGCGGCCGACTGCAGGGCCGCCACGCCGACCGCAGCCGCGGAGCTGGCGAGCGCAGGTTATGCAGAAGCAGCCGGCCGGCTGGCGCATCTCGAGATCGTGCTCCGCAGGGCCATGCGGCGCCAGCTCGACACGGCCCACCAGCGACTCGACCGTCAGTCCCTGAGACTGATTCACCCCCGTGACCGTGTGGCGCGGTCACGCAAGGAGCTCGCGGCACAGGCGCTGCGACTGCGTCAGGCCCTGACCCAGCGCATGCGACAGCACACCACCACGCTCGCGTTTGTGGAACGCCGGCTCCGGAACCAGAAACCCGAGCTGTCAGGTCTGCAAAAACAGCTTGAACGCACGGGCGATGCCATTGTCACACGCATGTCCCGACACCTGTCTTCACGCCGGGAACGGCTGAGCGCGCTGGCCGCATCGCTGGACCATCTCAATCCGGAAGCGGTCCTCTCGCGCGGCTACAGCATTGCCCGTGATCATCACGGGCGCATCTTGCGCGATGCAGCACAAGTGACCGCCGGGGAAAATATCCGGGTCCAGTTGCACCAAGGCGAGATTGATGCGACCGTTTCGGACATTCGCGCTGCAACGCAAAAGCGCGAATGA
- a CDS encoding zf-HC2 domain-containing protein codes for MLSCKEATHLMSVAQERPLSVSEKMQLKMHLMLCNGCARFQTQMAFIRRACKGYLKRNGFKDDA; via the coding sequence ATGCTGAGCTGCAAGGAAGCCACGCACCTCATGTCCGTTGCCCAGGAGCGCCCCCTGTCGGTCAGCGAGAAGATGCAGCTCAAGATGCACCTCATGCTGTGCAACGGCTGTGCGCGCTTTCAGACACAAATGGCTTTCATCCGCCGGGCCTGCAAGGGTTACCTGAAGCGCAACGGTTTCAAAGACGACGCGTGA
- a CDS encoding FAD-dependent oxidoreductase: MDKKKLGLIFVLALLIASYFIFDLGRFFSLDYFKAQQAAIEAYRAENPVLTAGLFFLIYVVVTALSFPGAAVLTLVAGAIFGLWWGVLIVSFASSIGATLAFLASRFLLRDWVQKRFGDRLKAINTGVEREGGFYLFTLRLVPAFPFFVINLVMGLTPIRTTTFYWVSQLGMLAGTLVYVNAGTQLGQIESLAGILSPGLVGSFVLLGIFPLIAKRIVATVKARKVFARWSERKPSSFDRNLVVIGGGSAGLVTAYIAAAVKSKVTLVERHKLGGDCLNTGCVPSKALIRSAKFLSHVQRASEFGIDAAEAKVDFARVMERVQSVITAIEPHDSAERYEGLGVDVVEGSARIVSPWQVAITESDGTVRTLTTRSIVIATGARPFVPPIPGIDEVGYLTSDTLWNLREQPRRLLILGGGPIGSELTQAFARLGSQVTQVEMMPRIMAREDEDVSEAVMARFIREGIDVRIGTKAKAFTVEDGEKVLIAEQDGQEVRIPFDQVIVALGRAANLTGFGLEDLGIPTGKTVDTNEFLQTLYPNIYAAGDVAGPYQFTHTAAHQAWYAAVNALFDPFKTFKADYSVIPWATFVEPEVARVGLNEQEAREQGIEYELTRFGIDDLDRAIADSEAHGFIKVLTVPGKDRILGVTIVGEHAGDLIAEYVLAMKHGIGLNKILGTIHIYPTLAEANKYVAGEWKRAHAPQKLLEWVERFHAWRRGEGSQK, from the coding sequence ATGGACAAGAAAAAACTCGGACTCATCTTTGTGCTCGCACTGCTGATCGCGAGCTACTTCATTTTCGACCTGGGGCGCTTCTTCAGCCTTGACTATTTCAAGGCGCAGCAAGCGGCCATTGAAGCCTACCGCGCGGAGAACCCCGTGCTGACGGCCGGCCTGTTCTTCCTCATCTACGTCGTCGTCACCGCCCTGTCCTTTCCGGGGGCTGCGGTACTGACCTTGGTGGCCGGCGCGATCTTCGGCCTGTGGTGGGGCGTGCTGATCGTCTCGTTCGCTTCTTCCATCGGCGCCACGCTCGCCTTTCTGGCCTCGCGTTTTCTGCTGCGCGACTGGGTGCAGAAGCGCTTCGGCGACCGTCTCAAGGCCATCAACACGGGTGTCGAGAGAGAAGGCGGCTTCTACCTCTTTACCCTGCGCCTGGTACCGGCGTTTCCCTTCTTCGTCATCAATCTGGTGATGGGACTGACACCGATTCGCACCACCACGTTCTACTGGGTCAGTCAGCTCGGCATGTTGGCCGGCACGCTGGTCTATGTGAATGCCGGCACGCAACTCGGGCAGATCGAGTCGCTGGCGGGCATCCTCTCGCCGGGGCTGGTGGGTTCGTTCGTGCTGCTGGGCATTTTCCCGCTGATCGCAAAGCGGATCGTGGCGACAGTCAAGGCGCGAAAGGTATTCGCCCGCTGGAGCGAGCGCAAGCCCTCGAGTTTCGATCGCAATCTGGTGGTGATCGGCGGCGGATCGGCGGGCCTCGTGACGGCTTACATTGCAGCTGCCGTCAAGTCGAAGGTGACGCTCGTCGAGCGGCACAAACTCGGTGGCGATTGCCTCAACACCGGGTGTGTGCCATCAAAGGCGCTGATCCGCTCGGCCAAGTTCCTGTCGCATGTGCAACGCGCCAGCGAGTTCGGCATCGACGCGGCGGAAGCCAAGGTGGACTTTGCGCGGGTCATGGAGCGCGTGCAGTCGGTGATCACTGCCATCGAGCCACATGATTCTGCAGAGCGCTATGAGGGGCTGGGCGTGGATGTGGTCGAAGGGTCGGCCCGCATTGTCTCGCCATGGCAGGTGGCGATCACCGAATCCGATGGAACGGTGCGCACACTGACCACCCGGTCGATCGTCATCGCCACCGGTGCGCGTCCCTTCGTGCCGCCGATTCCGGGCATTGATGAGGTGGGCTATCTGACCTCAGACACCCTCTGGAACCTGCGTGAGCAGCCGCGCCGCCTGCTGATTCTGGGCGGCGGTCCCATCGGCAGCGAATTGACACAAGCCTTTGCGCGGCTGGGCAGTCAGGTGACCCAGGTCGAGATGATGCCGCGCATCATGGCCCGCGAGGACGAAGACGTCTCCGAGGCCGTCATGGCGCGCTTCATCCGCGAGGGCATCGATGTGCGCATCGGCACCAAGGCCAAGGCCTTCACGGTCGAAGATGGCGAAAAAGTGCTGATTGCCGAACAGGATGGCCAAGAGGTGCGCATCCCCTTCGATCAGGTCATCGTGGCCCTCGGGCGTGCGGCCAACCTCACCGGTTTCGGATTGGAGGATCTGGGCATTCCGACCGGCAAGACGGTCGACACCAACGAATTTCTCCAGACCCTCTATCCCAATATCTATGCCGCAGGCGACGTGGCAGGCCCCTACCAGTTCACCCACACGGCGGCGCATCAGGCCTGGTACGCCGCGGTCAACGCGCTGTTCGACCCGTTCAAGACCTTCAAGGCCGATTACTCGGTCATCCCCTGGGCCACATTCGTCGAGCCGGAAGTGGCCCGGGTGGGTCTCAACGAGCAGGAGGCCCGCGAACAGGGCATTGAGTACGAACTCACCCGATTCGGCATCGACGATCTGGACCGCGCCATTGCCGACTCGGAAGCCCATGGATTCATCAAGGTGCTCACCGTACCGGGCAAGGACCGCATCCTGGGCGTCACCATCGTGGGCGAACACGCTGGGGACCTGATTGCCGAATACGTACTGGCCATGAAGCATGGCATCGGCCTGAACAAGATACTCGGCACGATTCATATCTATCCGACGCTCGCCGAAGCCAACAAGTACGTGGCCGGTGAGTGGAAACGTGCTCATGCCCCGCAGAAGCTACTCGAATGGGTCGAACGCTTTCACGCGTGGCGTCGCGGCGAGGGGAGCCAGAAATGA